A window from Mangifera indica cultivar Alphonso chromosome 2, CATAS_Mindica_2.1, whole genome shotgun sequence encodes these proteins:
- the LOC123208759 gene encoding uncharacterized protein LOC123208759 translates to MLPPASLGSGAPNSNAQMNPSSFAENMSGFSNSSINNPNLSSNSSSISRSSSLSRPRLHKMRKQFNSESFKLTEVTGSGFGTGFNPFQVGTSRFGLEPSGSGSSAFVFGAKKSDLGNNVVEEMRKLKIESDKEGVSKTNDGFVFGSNASSDYTSVGFEETKVEEDMRKLKIDGVENAKRSENDKAEFVFKSGNNVGGLGGKDMQSGLENELKTKLSVKDSGRVDGKEFVFGRTKESSFSFATNELHDQIKNLNMSSKNEINGMINENILSNEMGRKLNIGSEPSDSAGQTDMRRMSSQIFVRDKQEGNMGDNNFKNLGEAVPTEFTFQAAMEGKDVGGCHVSVDQPKDDAKLSETGSSSSSFSSSGVHFQLVDNESKVFGTDRLDKKNEFGFTSTQDGLGKPFVEFKTPQPKANLFSGVCQTLEFGAKREFIRDTKAKKKRGKLRQPTPVHLWHGQDFVSRESASHGNSEPVESYSPMDISPYQETVSDTISARETSVASDESFSLDNDASTDSRPTVSDVAVDEDLLLAATQRMDINEWDVKSTETKEEHSDRGDGAIGPPEDSVSGAETESYKSANEEIDFQIESCNSAETKTSSNSNVERQDSDGQMQFSFTSHPEELRGSNFTFAASSAGQNQLSASRRHLKKKNSIKIGHDSFNSTCNAKILHASASVQFSPFSGASQPLSSRQAEKGDQFSPRLRVGHNSEVFRGQEIKQEPSVSSAATIADQEACEKWRLRGNQAYTNGQLSKAEDCYTQGINCVSKSESSRSCLRALMLCYSNRAATRMSLGRMRDALEDCMLAVAIDPNFLRVQVRAANCYLALGEIEDASLYFRKCLQFGSDICVDRKIAVEASDGLQKAQKVSECMQRSAEHLQNKTLNDAESALGAIDEALLISTYSEKLLEMKAEALFRLRKYEEVIQLCEKTFDSAEKNSPSLDPISKSANLDHSKPSKDYRLWRCCLIFKSYFNLGRLEEAASSLEKQEKLGNGGSFLESSIPLAATVRELLRRKVAGNEAFQAGRYSEAVEHYTAALSCTVESRPFAAICFCNRAAAYKALGNITDAIADCSLSIALDGNYIKAISRRATLLEMIRDYWAAACDLQRIITLLIKQEEKSNQSCDRSNNYANNLRQARLRLAAVDEEARKDIPLDMYLILGVVPSASASDIRKAYRKAALRHHPDKAGQYLVRGDNGDEGLWKEIGAEVHNDADRLFKMIGEAYAVLSDPTKRSQYDLEEEMRSAQKKRNGGNTSRTSTDVQNYPYESSSSRRQWREVWRSYGNSSSKRSENTRSNRFS, encoded by the exons ATGTTGCCGCCGGCGTCGCTAGGCTCCGGAGCCCCGAACTCGAACGCTCAg ATGAACCCATCAAGCTTTGCTGAAAATATGTCTGGGTTTTCAAATTCAAGTATTAATAACCCAAATTTGAGCTCCAATTCTTCGTCAATTTCGCGTTCATCGAGTCTTTCTAGGCCGAGATTGCATAAGATGAGAAAGCAGTTTAATTCCGAGAGTTTTAAATTAACTGAGGTCACAGGATCCGGGTTTGGAACCGGTTTCAACCCGTTTCAGGTGGGCACGAGTCGGTTTGGGTTGGAACCGAGTGGTTCTGGCTCTAGTGCATTTGTGTTTGGAGCAAAGAAGAGTGATTTGGGAAACAATGTTGTTGAGGAAATGAGGAAGTTGAAAATTGAGAGTGATAAAGAGGGTGTTAGTAAAACAAATGATGGCTTTGTGTTTGGTAGTAATGCTAGTTCTGATTACACGAGTGTTGGTTTTGAGGAAACAAAGGTGGAGGAAGATATGAGGAAGCTGAAGATTGATGGTGTTGAGAATGCGAAGAGAAGTGAAAATGATAAGGCTGAGTTTGTTTTTAAGAGTGGTAACAATGTGGGTGGTTTAGGTGGGAAAGATATGCAATCGGGGCTTGAAAATGAGTTAAAGACGAAACTTAGTGTTAAAGACAGTGGGAGAGTTGATGGGAAGGAGTTTGTATTTGGTCGTACTAAAGAAAGTAGTTTTTCTTTTGCCACAAATGAACTTCATGATCAAATAAAGAATTTGAACATGAGTAGtaagaatgaaattaatggtATGATTAATGAGAATATACTATCAAATGAAATGGGGAGGAAACTAAATATTGGAAGTGAACCCAGTGATTCTGCTGGTCAAACAGACATGAGAAGAATGTCTTCTCAAATCTTTGTGAGGGATAAACAAGAGGGAAATATGGGTGATaataatttcaagaatttgGGCGAAGCAGTTCCAACAGAATTTACTTTTCAGGCTGCAATGGAGGGTAAAGATGTGGGGGGTTGTCATGTTTCTGTTGACCAACCAAAAGATGATGCAAAACTGAGTGAAACtggttcatcatcatcttcattctCATCTAGTGGTGTGCATTTTCAGTTAGTTGATAATGAATCTAAAGTATTTGGTACAGATAGACTTGACAAGAAGAATGAGTTTGGCTTTACAAGCACACAAGATGGTTTGGGGAAACCCTTTGTGGAATTTAAAACACCACAGCCAAAAGCAAACCTATTCTCTGGTGTTTGTCAGACGTTGGAATTTGGTGCAAAGAGGGAATTCATAAGAGAcacaaaagcaaagaaaaagagaggaaaacTAAGGCAGCCTACCCCAGTCCATCTGTGGCATGGACAAGATTTTGTTTCAAGGGAAAGTGCCTCCCATGGGAACTCAGAGCCTGTGGAATCTTATTCTCCAATGGATATTTCACCATATCAGGAAACAGTGTCTGACACTATTTCTGCAAGAGAAACTTCTGTTGCTTCAGATGAGTCTTTTAGTCTTGACAATGATGCTTCCACTGATTCACGCCCAACAGTTTCTGATGTTGCAGTAGACGAAGATCTGCTGCTTGCTGCAACACAGCGTATGGATATTAATGAATGGGATGTGAAAAGTACAGAAACAAAAGAGGAACATTCTGATAGAGGCGATGGTGCCATAGGTCCTCCAGAAGATTCTGTATCTGGAGCTGAAACTGAAAGTTATAAATCTGCGAATGAGGAGATAGACTTCCAAATTGAGAGCTGTAATTCAGCTGAAACTAAAACCAGTTCAAACTCAAACGTTGAGAGACAAGATAGTGATGGCCAGATGCAATTTAGTTTTACATCACATCCAGAAGAGTTACGTGGGTCTAACTTCACCTTTGCTGCTTCTTCTGCTGGTCAAAATCAGCTATCAGCATCAAGACGCCACCTCAAAAAGaagaattcaattaaaattggtCATGATTCATTTAATTCTACTTGCAATGCTAAAATTCTGCATGCATCAGCCTCCGTGCAGTTCTCTCCATTCTCAGGAGCTTCACAGCCTTTGTCATCCAGGCAGGCTGAGAAAGGGGACCAATTTTCTCCAAGACTCAGAGTTGGACATAATTCTGAAGTGTTTAGAGGGCAGGAAATCAAGCAAGAGCCTAGTGTGTCTTCTGCTGCAACTATTGCTGATCAGGAAGCGTGTGAGAAGTGGCGattaag GGGAAACCAAGCTTACACAAATGGGCAGTTGTCCAAAGCTGAGGATTGTTACACACAGGGGATAAATTGTGTATCCAAAAGTGAGAGTTCTCGAAGTTGTCTTAGGGCTCTGATGTTGTGTTATAGCAACCGTGCTGCAACACGTATGTCTCTTGGAAGAATGAGAGATGCCCTTGAAGACTGCATGTTGGCAGTTGCCATCGATCCGAATTTTCTCAGAGTGCAAGTTAGAGCTGCAAA TTGTTACCTTGCCCTGGGTGAAATTGAAGATGCATCACTGTATTTTAGAAAGTGTTTACAGTTCGGAAGTGACATCTGTGTGGACAGAAAAATAGCTGTTGAGGCTTCTGATGGCCTTCAAAAGGCACAG AAAGTGTCCGAATGCATGCAACGCTCGGCTGAACATctacaaaataaaactttaaatgatGCAGAGAGTGCTTTGGGAGCCATTGATGAGGCGTTGTTAATAAGCACTTACTCAGAAAAGTTACTTGAAATGAAGGCTGAGGCTCTTTTCAGG TTAAGGAAGTATGAGGAGGTCATTCAACTGTGTGAGAAGACCTTTGATTCTGCTGAAAAGAATTCTCCTTCATTAGATCCCATTTCCAAGTCAGCAAATCTAGATCATTCTAAACCCTCAAAGGACTATAGGCTTTGGCGATGCTGCTTAATTTTCAAATCGTATTTTAATCTTGGACGGCTAGAGGAGGCTGCATCATCCCTTGAGAAGCAAGAAAAACTGGG GAATGGAGGAAGTTTTCTGGAATCATCAATACCCTTGGCTGCCACTGTGCGTGAGCTCTTACGCCGTAAG GTTGCTGGGAATGAAGCATTCCAAGCAGGAAGGTATTCAGAAGCTGTTGAACATTATACTGCCGCTTTGTCATGCACTGTGGAGTCACGTCCCTTTGCAGCTATTTGTTTCTGTAATCGTGCTGCTGCATACAAAGCGTTGGGCAATATAACTGATGCTATTGCAGATTGCAGCCTGTCTATAGCCCTTGATGGGAATTATATAAAG GCAATTTCTAGACGAGCTACATTATTGGAGATGATTAGGGACTATTGGGCAGCAGCTTGTGATCTTCAGAGGATTATAACTCTTCTCATCAAACAAGAAGAGAAGAGCAATCAGTCTTGCGATAGATCAAATAACTATGCAAACAATCTCAGACAAGCTCGTCTACGGCTTGCTGCTGTAGATGAAGAAGCCAGAAAAGACATCCCCTTGGATATGTACCTTATTTT AGGAGTTGTACCATCTGCATCTGCATCAGACATCAGAAAGGCTTATCGGAAAGCTGCACTTCGACATCATCCTGACAAG GCGGGTCAATACTTGGTTAGAGGTGATAATGGGGATGAAGGGCTTTGGAAGGAGATTGGAGCAGAAGTTCACAATGATGCTGATAGACTTTTTAAAATGATTGGAGAGGCATATGCTGTACTCTCAGATCCTACCAAG CGTTCACAGTATGATCTTGAGGAAGAGATGAGGAGTGCCCAAAAGAAACGCAATGGAGGCAATACATCCAGAACATCTACTGATGTCCAAAATTATCCATATGAAAGCAGCAGCAGTAGGCGACAGTGGAGAGAAGTGTGGAGATCATATGGCAACTCATCCTCCAAACGGTCAGAAAATACTCGATCAAACAGATTTTCATGA
- the LOC123208572 gene encoding uncharacterized protein LOC123208572 — protein MAAVSNGYNSWRRKSHRRSENRAPSVPNWEKKFCWEVGSVPWKKIVESKKHINIFDRVINWNDSACEDAFEKAKLRYWLKITGQPQTICLPNPDMFIDKNIDWNAKSDPEILRGLEEDDEEEEEKEKENVNVVNSFDVPLHLIKPTGWDLYEPKCHLLTGMLVGE, from the coding sequence ATGGCAGCTGTAAGTAATGGCTACAATTCTTGGAGAAGAAAATCCCACAGAAGGTCAGAAAATCGAGCTCCCAGTGTGCCAAACTGGGAGAAAAAATTCTGCTGGGAAGTAGGTTCTGTCCCATGGAAGAAGATTGTGGAATCAAagaaacatattaatattttcgATCGTGTTATCAACTGGAATGATTCAGCCTGTGAAGACGCTTTCGAGAAGGCGAAGCTTCGATATTGGCTCAAGATCACTGGCCAGCCGCAGACAATATGTCTTCCAAATCCGGATATGTTTATTGATAAAAACATCGATTGGAATGCTAAAAGTGATCCTGAAATTTTGCGGGGCTTGGAAGAAGACGATGAAGaggaggaagagaaagagaaggagaaTGTGAACGTAGTGAATAGCTTTGATGTTCCATTGCATCTGATCAAGCCTACAGGCTGGGATTTGTATGAACCCAAGTGTCATTTATTGACGGGAATGCTGGTGGGAGAGTGA